DNA from Mucilaginibacter mallensis:
TTATGTCAAATATTACAAATCAGAATATGGCGACATCGGTTATCAGCGCGAAATAGCCAACGGGGTTTTATGGACAGCCAGCTTAACCTATGCCAATCGCATCCAACTGTTTAACACCTCATTTAATCATATAAATACTTTTAATGGCAGGTCGTATACATCAAACAACCCATTATTGCCCAATGCTCCGGCCGACGATAAATCAATATTGTTTCCAGAGAACAAGGCATTAACTTTTAATACATCGTTCAGGCTAACTTTCGATCAGCAATATATTACCCGCCCAACTGGCAGGATCGACGTGCCTTCAAAATACCCGGTTGTAACAGTTGATTACCGCCAGGGTATTAATAGCCTGGGATCTGATGTTAAGTATAATTTCGTATCCCTAAATGTAGCCCAGAACCGGATACCGATAGGCCTTATCGGCTATTCGGCATTCAGTTTAACCGCGGGTGATTTCTTTAATCGCGATAAGCTGTATTTTATGGATTACAATCACTTTTTAGGTAACCAGGGTACCACTTTCGACCCTACCTATGTAGGCAGTTTTCACTTTTTACCTTTCTATACTTTTAGCACCGATCAGGCTTTTCTTGAAGCTCATTACCAGCATAATTTTTCAGGCACGATATTGAATAACCTCGACTTTTTACGCGACCTTAAACTGGAAGAGATCATAGGTGCCAACTTTCTTACCGAAAAGAATAATCGCGATTACTCCGAGTTTTACGTAGGCATACAACGCTTCATTTTCAGGATTGATTACGGTATCGCCTTTGAAGGCAACAAAAAATACATGCAGGGATTCAAGCTCTATTACGGGATCAAGTAATCTTAGTCGGGAAGACGGAAAGTCCGCCTAAGTCCGGAAGTTGTCTGTCAGTGTCATAAATTCCAACTTTCGGACTTCCCGACTTTTCAGACTTTCGGACTTCTCAAAAAAATCACTAAATTTGCACCTCATTTAACACTGTTTGCAGCAGTATCAATGATTGTATGGAAAAATATAACACACTACTATACTATTGTTATTCAACAATAGCTGATGCGGAGCAATTTGCTGCCGATCATTTAAATTTTTGTAAATCTTTGGGGTTAACAGGCCGTATTATTGTGGCTGAAGAAGGGCTTAACGGCACCGTTTCAGGCACAGCTGAGGCATGTAGGCAATACATGGATACGGTACACGCCGACCCGCGTTTTGCAGGTATTGATTTTAAAGTTGATGAGGTTGATACCCCATCATTTGTTAAAATGCATGTACGCTATAAATCGGAGATAGTACACTCGGGTTTACGCAACCCGGAAATTATCGACCCAAAAAGCAAAACCGGCAAGCACCTTAATCCAAAGGAATTTATGGAGATGAAGGACCGCGATGATGTGGTGGTGCTTGATGTACGCTCAAATTATGAGCATAACCTGGGTAAATTCAAGAATGCCATAACACTCGACATCGAGAATTTCCGCGATTTCCCGGCCATGATCAATGAGTTGGCACAGTACAAGGATAAAAAGATACTCACCTATTGCACCGGCGGCATCAAATGCGAAAAAGCATCGGCCCTGCTATTGCATGAAGGCTTTCCCGAAGTTTACCAACTGCATGGCGGCATTATAAAATATGGCAAGGAAGCCGGCGGTAAGGATTTTGAAGGCAAATGTTATGTGTTTGATGGCCGCTTGTCGGTTGATGTAAACTCCGTTAACCCGGTTGTAATTTCAAAATGCCTTAACTGCGGCACCATTACCGATAAAATGATCAACTGTGCCAACCCCGAGTGCAATGAGCATTTTACCCAGTGTGATGCCTGCGGCGAAGCGATGGAAGGCTGCTGCAGCGATGCCTGCAAAACGCATCCTCGCAAGCGTGTTTATGATGGCACAGGGTATTATGTAAAAGTACCGCAACCCGTTAACACCGACAAAAAAGGATTAAAGCTGCAATATTAAGGATCTTAATTTTTTTGTCATTTCGACGAGGAACGAGGAGAAACTATCTCTTGAGCAGGATAGTGCCTGGCTTGTGCGAGCGAAAAATCTTCTACTGTAGATCTAACATGTGCAAAAGATTTCTCGCTATCGCTCGAAATGACATTGCTTTTTAGAATT
Protein-coding regions in this window:
- the trhO gene encoding oxygen-dependent tRNA uridine(34) hydroxylase TrhO, translated to MEKYNTLLYYCYSTIADAEQFAADHLNFCKSLGLTGRIIVAEEGLNGTVSGTAEACRQYMDTVHADPRFAGIDFKVDEVDTPSFVKMHVRYKSEIVHSGLRNPEIIDPKSKTGKHLNPKEFMEMKDRDDVVVLDVRSNYEHNLGKFKNAITLDIENFRDFPAMINELAQYKDKKILTYCTGGIKCEKASALLLHEGFPEVYQLHGGIIKYGKEAGGKDFEGKCYVFDGRLSVDVNSVNPVVISKCLNCGTITDKMINCANPECNEHFTQCDACGEAMEGCCSDACKTHPRKRVYDGTGYYVKVPQPVNTDKKGLKLQY